In a single window of the Lepidochelys kempii isolate rLepKem1 chromosome 21, rLepKem1.hap2, whole genome shotgun sequence genome:
- the LOC140901355 gene encoding uncharacterized protein: MQSSSAQVTMMESQNRKRAPAWTEREVRDLIAVWGEESVLSELRSSFRNAKTFVKISQGMKDRGHNRDPKQCRVKLKELRQAYQKTREANSRSGSEPQTCRFYDELHAILGGSATTTPAVLFDSFNGDGGNTEAGFGDEEDDEEEEVVDSSQQASGETGFPDSQELFLTLDLEPVPPEPTQGCLLDPAGGEGTSAACVSMITGYSPSQRLVKLRKKKKRTRDEMFSELMLSSHTDRAQMNAWRQIMSECRKAQNDREERWRAEESKWRAEESKWRAEDRAEAQMWRQRDERRQDSMLRLLQDQTRMLHCMVELQQRQLEHRLPLLPLCNQPPSSPSSIASTPRRPRTRWGGLQPTSHSTTEDCPKKRRLSFNKF; the protein is encoded by the exons atgcagagctcatcagcacaggtgaccatgatggagtcccagaatcgcaaaagagctccagcatggaccgaacgggaggtacgggatctgatcgctgtttggggagaggaatccgtgctatcagaactccgttccagttttcgaaatgccaaaacctttgtgaaaatctcccagggcatgaaggacagaggccataacagggacccgaagcagtgccgcgtgaaactgaaggagctgaggcaagcctaccagaaaaccagagaggcgaacagccgctctgggtcagagccccaaacatgccgcttctatgatgagctgcatgccattttagggggttcagccaccactaccccagccgtgttgtttgactccttcaatggagatggaggcaatacggaagcaggttttggggacgaagaagatgatgaggaggaggaggttgtagatagctcacagcaagcaagcggagaaaccggttttcccgacagccaggaactgtttctcaccctagacctggagccagtaccccccgaacccacccaaggctgcctcctggacccagcaggcggagaagggacctctg ctgcatgtgtttcaatgatcacaggatattctccttcccagaggctagtgaagcttagaaagaaaaaaaaacgcactcgcgatgaaatgttctccgagctcatgctgtcctcccacactgacagagcacagatgaatgcgtggaggcaaataatgtcagagtgcaggaaagcacaaaatgaccgggaggagaggtggagggctgaagagagtaagtggcgggctgaagagagtaagtggcgggctgaagacagggctgaagctcaaatgtggcggcagcgtgatgagaggaggcaggattcaatgctgaggctgctgcaggaccaaaccagaatgctccactgtatggttgagctgcagcaaaggcagctggagcacagactgccactgctgcccctctgtaaccaaccgccctcctccccaagttccatagcctccacacccagacgcccaagaacgcggtgggggggcctccagccaaccagccactccaccacagaggattgccccaaaaaaagaaggctgtcattcaataaattttaa